CAATTATTTTTTGATATAAAATTATTGTAAAAAAAATTAATTTTTTCTTGGTAAAAATAAAAAAAGTACTATAATTTCAAAGATGATTTGTGCCATCATAGCTCAGTCGGCAGAGCACATCCATGGTAAGGATGGGGTCGCAGGTTCGATTCCTGTTGTTGGCACCATAACTTTTTGACCAAAAGATGCTAGAAAAAAGCATCTTTTTTACTTAATTTGATTAATAAAAGGACTAGAATAAAATGAAATCAGCTATTGTTTTATTTGTTGGGGATATTTTTGGGACGCCGGGAATAGCGATGTTTAAAGAACATTTTGAAATTTTAAAGCAAAAATACCAATTTGATTTAGTGATTGTCCAAGCCGAAAATATTACCGGGAGAAAAGGTCTTAATAAAAAAGATTATCTTTATCTAAAAAAAATAGGTGTTGATATTTTTACAATTGGCAATCATGTCTGATCTAATCCAGAAATTAATTTGATAATCGATAATCCTGACATTGTCCGCCCGCTAAATATTGATAAAGAATATAAAGGAAAAGGTTCTACTATAATTGAAAAAAGTGGAAAAAGATTTCGAATAACCTCACTTCTTGGTGTTGCTTTTAATAAATTAGTCAAGCCTTGGAACCATAAATTTGCCAATAATTTTTTTGATGCAATTGATAAAATTCTTTTTGAGAATCAAGCTGATTTTCATATTGTTGATTTTCATGCAGAGACTACAAGCGAGAAAAATACTTTAGCAATTTATCTAAACGGCAAAATTAATGCGCTTTTAGGGACGCATACTCATGTCCAAACTGCAGATTCACGCAAATTATCGCTTGGAACTTTATTTATTACCGATGTTGGGATGACTGGCCCCGCAAATGATGCAATTGGCGTTAAGTTTCTCGATGTTTATAATAGAATTAGGTATAATAAAAGTACAAAATTTCGCACTTCTGAAAATCCTTGTCAATTTAATGCGGTTATTTTAAAATTAAACCAAGATCTTGAAAAGCAAGAAATTATTCCAGTTAATATATACAAGGAAAATACCGAAGCAAATTAATGCTTTTTGGTCAGACATTTTTTCTTTGAAAGCAAAAGAAAAAACTAAATAAATGTTGTAAGGTAATTAATTAAAATTTTTTTAAAAAATTTTAATTAATTACCAATGCGAAAGTGGCAAATTTCACCATCTTGTATTAAATAATCTTTTCCTTCTAGTCGCATTTTTCCTTTTTCTTTTACATTTTTTTCACTACCAGCTTGAATAAAATCTTCAAATGAGATAATCTCAACGCGAATAAATTTTTTGCGGAAATCAGAGTGAATAATTCCGCCGCAATCAAGTGCGCTTGTGTTTTTTTTAAAAGTTCAGGCTCTTACTTCTTTTTTACCAACGGTGAAAAAAGTTGCTAAATTTAAGAGGCGAAAACTATAAAGGGCTAATAAATCAAGTGAGGAAAATTCAAGTTCGAACTCATTTAAAAACATTTCTTTTTCCTCATCGGTAAATTGCGACATTTCTTGTTCTAAAAGAATGCAAATTGGGATTAGACTAGCATTTTCTTTTTCTAAATAGGATGTTAACTTTGAAAAATAAGGATTAGATCTTGGGTTTTTCAGCGATTTTTGGTCTAAATTACCAACGTATAAAATTGGCTTAATACTTAAAAGTTGTCAATTTTTAATTAGCAAAAGTTCATCAGAATTTAGATCTAAATCGCGCACTGGTTTGCCGTTTTGCAAATGGGCTTGCACTTTTTTTGCAAGTTCTGTTTCTATTTTAGCTTTTTTATCGTTTGTGTTATTGACTTTTTTTTGCAAGCGTGTGATTATCGACTCGATTGTACCAAGATCGGCGAAAATTAGTTCAAGGTTAATTGTTTCAACATCGGAAATTGGGTCGATTTTGTTGTTAATATGGATGATTTTTGAATCCTCAAAACAACGGACAACGTGTACTAGACAATCAACATCTCTAACATTTGCAAGAAATTTATTACCTAGCCCTTCACCAGTTGAGGCCCCTTTTATTAAACCGGCAATATCAACAAAAGAATAAGTAGCAAAAACAACCTTTTCGGGATTAACGAGTTTTGCCAGCTGAATAATTCGCGGATCGCGAATTATTACAGTGGCAATATTAGGTTCGATTGTGGCAAAAGGGTAATTTGCAATTTCCACTTTCATTTTTGTAAGCGCGGAAAATAACGAAGATTTTCCGACATTAGGTAGGCCAATTAAACCGGCTTTTAAGTTCATTTTGGAAAATTAAGCACGGGTTTTATCGTAATTTCCGCGGATTCTATCGCCAATAAAAGGTAATAAAGCAAGATAGCGAGCTCTTTTAATTGCAAGCGCTAATTTTCTTTGGTGTTTTGCACAATTTCCAGTGATTCGTGATGGCTGAATTTTGCCAAAGGCATTAATAAAACGTTGGAGAATTTCTGTTTGTTTATAGTCAATATAAAATAATTTCGCATCACAGAATTGGCAAACTTTTTTTTTGAATTTTTTTGCAAATTTTTTATTCATTTTTATCACATCCTTTTAATTAATTATTCTTTATTAGGGTCAAGATCATCAATGTCTCAATAATCGGCAAAGGGGTTTTCTTTATTTTCAGTAGCAATATTATCCGTTATTTCCGTAGGTAAGTCGAAAAGCTGACTTTTCTCATCTTCGGTTTTTATCGAATGTCTAAAATCAAGATGTTCTTGCATTTCCGGGTCATCATAGATTGTCTCGAAAGTAGGCGCTGAAGTTTTTTGACTTAACTTTTGTCTACGCATTTCTAATTGATCTTTAGTTTCTAATGTCTGAAAATTTTCAAGGCTTACCTCATAATTTGTAATATAAGCGTTTGTATTGCTAATAACACGGTTTCCCTGTAGCGAACCTTCGATCGCAAGCAAGCTTCCGACAGTTATTAATTTATCTAATAAGGTTGCATTTTGGCGTCAGGCAACAATTGGGATAAAATCTGTAATCTGGCTGCCATCATGACTGTATTTTCGTCTAGAAACAGCTAAATTAAAACGTAAAAAAGCGAGGTTCGATTTAGTATTTAAAAGCACCGGTTTTGATGATACTCTGCCAATTAAAATAATTTTATTCATAATATTTAAAAATTCTAATTAACTTTGCAGTTTTTTTAATAAAAGATAATTAATTAGCACTTTGCGTTTTTTGGTTTAAATTTTGTTCTTTGTCTTTGGTTATAAATTTGCTGTTTTTTAACTTGTTATAATATGGTTGTTTTTGTCGGTTTTGCTCTAAACGTTGTTTTGGATTATTAATTTTAAAAGCTGGCTTTTCAAGAAAATCGCGTTTTATAGTAAATTTTTTTGCGCGATTTCTAATTTTTGGTTTATGTTTTAGTCCCTTTTCGCTATCAAGATTAACTATTAAATATCGTCAAATTACTTTAGTAATATTAGCACGGCGAACAAATTCGCCAATTAACTTTGATGGCGCGGCAAGATTAACTAAGAAATATTGGGCTGTTTTTGCTTTTCGAATCGGGTAGGCGAGATTCGTAATTTCAAGTTTTTGCAGTTTTTCAGTCGAATTTTGACCAAAAACAGTTTTTAGCAAATTATCTAAAACTGACATTTCTGCTTTTGGATCTAAAATTGTCATTATTTCATATTTTGGCATTTTTTTTAAATCTCCTTTTGGACTTAAGGGTTAGACAAAGACTAACCAAGGATTTGTTAATAATACTGATTAAGTTTTTTAGATATAACTAGTTTATTATAGCAAAAAAAATAAATTTTTTTTATAAATTATATAAATTTTTTCAATATAATTTATTTTAAAATTAAGTAAAAACATCCTCAATTAAAGGATGTTTTTACTTAATTTTAAAATGGAGAAAATTTTTATATGGCGCGCCCGGAAGGAGTCGAACCCTCAACCTCTTGGGCCGTAACCAAACACTCTGTCCAATTGAGCTACGGGCGCATTTTTAACTTTTTGGAGGCACCAACCGGACTCGAACCGGTACTCAAGGTGTTGCAGACCTATGCCTTACCATTTGGCTATGGTGCCAGAAAACAAACAATTACCAAGACGGAATTATACCAAAAAAATATTCAAAAAAAATCAAAAAGTAAAAAATTATTTTTTATTTTCTTGTTGTGCCAAAATGCGTGTTAAAAGTTCGATTAGTTCTTGTTTTTTTAAATCTTGATAACCGGAAATTTCAAGTTTTTTTGCTATTTCATGTAAGTTCGTAAAAGGTAATTTTTCTAATGTTATTTTGATTTTTTCGTTTTTTGTTCTAGGTTTTTTGTTGTTTTGTTCCAAATCTTGACTAGCATCAAAATCAAAATTAGCAGAATTACCATTCTTGCTTAAATTAGCAACATCTTGATTTAAATCAAAAATGTTCATAAATTTCGAAAAAGCTTGCGGATCTTTTTTTAGTTCACTAATTTGTTGTTCGAATGTTATTATTGAATGAGAAAGTTTAAAAATTGATTTAATTTTTAGAACCCTTGTATAAAAATATGGAATTAAAATAAAAATAAGACTAACCAAAATGATTTGAATTGCTAAAATTAACGCAAAATTTTTATCCCCAGTATTTAAATCATTAATTATTGCTATTGTTGAGTTTACAATTGAGAGCACAGATAATGAAAAGGCAACCAAATTTACAAAAAAGGATCTATTTCCAATCATAGAAAAATCTTTTTCTTTATATGAAATGAAAAGCGAAATAATATAAAAAAACAACGTAGCGGCTGTGAATAAAATTGACAAAATAGAAGATACAAGCCCAAAACTTTTAATATCAAAGTTTAAAAATAACCGAACTCCTAATAAAATAGCTAGCAGAGCAAGTAAAATTGGATAAGAAAAAATCCAAATTCTATACTGTTTTTTTTCGTTTTTTCATAATTCGGCTATTGTCGGAATTTTGTTATTTCCTAATGGGTTTCCTCACATCATAATCCTTCAAGACAAGAAAAATTAAAATATACACAGTAATTATAAAACAATTTTGACAAATCAACACAAAAAAAATAAAAAATGAAGATTTTTGTAATAAAAAATTTATATAGTTTGTTAATTAAGGTTCTCCCCATATGAAAAGGACCCGATTTTTCCGAGTTTTTTTCATATGGTGGAGGTGCGGGGAATCGAACCCCGATCCAAATAAAAAGATTTAATAGAGTCTACAGTTTAGATTCACGGAATCATATTATTTTAAAAAACAAAAACTAAGAATAAAAATAAAAACAGTGATTTAATTAATATTTTTTAATCTAGTTAGTGTGATTATTAAAACTAAAATAGATTTTATTAGCACAGCTTTTTTCAAATTGCTTAAAAAAATAATTTAATTTAGCAAAATGAAATTATTAGGTTTTTATAAATTAAACGTATGCAAAATTTAATTGGTTATTTATTAAAAGTGAGTAATTAATATTTGCTTCGTCTGAAGATTTAGTTGTATTTTTTGCGTTTCAATTTTTTTAGTATTATGGTCTACCAAACCACTGCATCTAAGAAATTTTTTTAATTGTCAAATCCAGCACACCCCCGTTTACTGTATTTAAAATTATAAATTTAGTTTACTTATTTATGCTTTCCTTTTTTCAAAAAAAAAAAAAAAAAAACCGAATAAGCACAATTTATTATAACATAAAATTTAAAAAGTTTTTTAAAAAAAGAATAACTATTAATTATAGAAAATAGTAGAATTTAAAACATTTTTTTTTTTTTTTTTTTGCATAAATTTATTTGCTGTATGCGCCTGAAATTGTTAAACTAAATAAAAAACTCAATTAACAAATCATAATTTTTAATTTTAATGTAAAAAAATTAGTTATTTTTTTTCTAAATCAGTTCAAATTGGTTCAGCAAAACCGTAGTTTTTAATTAGGTTAATAATTTTTTTAGCATTGGGTTTTAAATAAAAATCATTATCAAAACCGAGAAAAGTTAATTTGCCAGTAGTTACCCTAGCGCTTAAAATGTTTGTAAGCTCTGTAAGAAATCAGTTTGTAAAGTTATTTACAAGGTCAAATTCAATAATTAAAACTTGGACATTTTTTAGTTTTTGGGATAAATTTAGCTTATTTGCATAGACAAAATGAGCAATTTCTGATAAATTAAAAAATCCAACATTATTTGCTTTTCGGGCAAAAATAACGCTAAAAGCTTTAAAAAGTTCGCAGCGTAAAACACTATCGTCACCTTTTCAGTAAATTAATTTATGTTGGTCTATTAATTGTTTAAAAGTTTTTTTATACTGTTTTAAGGGTAAAACTTTTGCAAATTTTGCATAATTTTCTTTATAGCATTTAACAAAATTTTCCACATTCGCAAAACTTATTTCAGGTAATAAAAAATAATCAATTCATTTTTTTTCAACCATTTTTTCATTATAGATAAAAGTGGTTTTGCTCACAAGTTCGCCAGTGAAAGCATTGCGGATGATTTCGTATCTATAATTTGATTTTGTTAAATATTGAAGCGCAGCCCAAAAAAGGTCAACATTTTCGCGATATTCTTCTCTGGAAATTTTAAGATTTTTAATCCACTTTGCAAAATAGTGATTTTTCAGCGCTGAATCATAGCTAAAATCAAGTTGTTTTTCAGTTTCCA
The sequence above is a segment of the Mesomycoplasma flocculare ATCC 27399 genome. Coding sequences within it:
- a CDS encoding TIGR00282 family metallophosphoesterase, producing MKSAIVLFVGDIFGTPGIAMFKEHFEILKQKYQFDLVIVQAENITGRKGLNKKDYLYLKKIGVDIFTIGNHVWSNPEINLIIDNPDIVRPLNIDKEYKGKGSTIIEKSGKRFRITSLLGVAFNKLVKPWNHKFANNFFDAIDKILFENQADFHIVDFHAETTSEKNTLAIYLNGKINALLGTHTHVQTADSRKLSLGTLFITDVGMTGPANDAIGVKFLDVYNRIRYNKSTKFRTSENPCQFNAVILKLNQDLEKQEIIPVNIYKENTEAN
- the ychF gene encoding redox-regulated ATPase YchF, whose product is MNLKAGLIGLPNVGKSSLFSALTKMKVEIANYPFATIEPNIATVIIRDPRIIQLAKLVNPEKVVFATYSFVDIAGLIKGASTGEGLGNKFLANVRDVDCLVHVVRCFEDSKIIHINNKIDPISDVETINLELIFADLGTIESIITRLQKKVNNTNDKKAKIETELAKKVQAHLQNGKPVRDLDLNSDELLLIKNWQLLSIKPILYVGNLDQKSLKNPRSNPYFSKLTSYLEKENASLIPICILLEQEMSQFTDEEKEMFLNEFELEFSSLDLLALYSFRLLNLATFFTVGKKEVRAWTFKKNTSALDCGGIIHSDFRKKFIRVEIISFEDFIQAGSEKNVKEKGKMRLEGKDYLIQDGEICHFRIGN
- the rpsR gene encoding 30S ribosomal protein S18, whose translation is MNKKFAKKFKKKVCQFCDAKLFYIDYKQTEILQRFINAFGKIQPSRITGNCAKHQRKLALAIKRARYLALLPFIGDRIRGNYDKTRA
- a CDS encoding single-stranded DNA-binding protein, which translates into the protein MNKIILIGRVSSKPVLLNTKSNLAFLRFNLAVSRRKYSHDGSQITDFIPIVAWRQNATLLDKLITVGSLLAIEGSLQGNRVISNTNAYITNYEVSLENFQTLETKDQLEMRRQKLSQKTSAPTFETIYDDPEMQEHLDFRHSIKTEDEKSQLFDLPTEITDNIATENKENPFADYWDIDDLDPNKE
- the rpsF gene encoding 30S ribosomal protein S6, with the protein product MPKYEIMTILDPKAEMSVLDNLLKTVFGQNSTEKLQKLEITNLAYPIRKAKTAQYFLVNLAAPSKLIGEFVRRANITKVIWRYLIVNLDSEKGLKHKPKIRNRAKKFTIKRDFLEKPAFKINNPKQRLEQNRQKQPYYNKLKNSKFITKDKEQNLNQKTQSAN
- a CDS encoding Rho termination factor N-terminal domain-containing protein is translated as MWGNPLGNNKIPTIAELWKNEKKQYRIWIFSYPILLALLAILLGVRLFLNFDIKSFGLVSSILSILFTAATLFFYIISLFISYKEKDFSMIGNRSFFVNLVAFSLSVLSIVNSTIAIINDLNTGDKNFALILAIQIILVSLIFILIPYFYTRVLKIKSIFKLSHSIITFEQQISELKKDPQAFSKFMNIFDLNQDVANLSKNGNSANFDFDASQDLEQNNKKPRTKNEKIKITLEKLPFTNLHEIAKKLEISGYQDLKKQELIELLTRILAQQENKK